The DNA window GAGACAGTCACTCTGGCCTGGCAGGCTTTGCAGGCGTTGTCTAAAAGATTACCAAACAGCTCCATACTGTCTTGCTCGTCAATCGCAATCCGCAGGTCGTCGGCAACATTCACCGTCAACTGAATCGACTTGTCTCGATGCACCTTGACCAGAGTGGCGCCCAGGCGGTGCAGCAGGGGAGCTAGATCTACCTTGCGGAGCAGGCCGTGTTGGCCGGTACCCACCGCCCGTTGCAGTTGGTAGGCCACAATATTTTCCATGCGCTGGAGTTGTTCGCGCCGGTCATGGTGGCTCAGGTCCTCGGCGCGCAGCACGGCCAGTGGTGTTTTCAGGCTGTGGGCAAGATCGGCTAGGGTATTGCGATACCGCTCGCGCTGCTTTTGCTCTTTCTCCAGCAGCTGGTTCAGGTTTTCGGTGACACCGTGCAGCTCTCGCGGGTAGGCATCGTCGAGGGCGATTTTGTCGCCTCGCTCCAGGTCTGCCAGGTCCTGGGCAAGCTTTCGTAGGGGGCGCAATCCCCAGTACAGAATGATGGCAGAGAGAACGATGGCGAACACCAGTACTGATCCGAGCCAGATTGCGAGCTGTTGCCGAAAGCGATTGAGCTCCCCCAGCAGGGTAGTTTTGTCAGAGTAGATAGAGAACAGCAGCGGGGTTTCGCCGCCGTTGTCGTTTTCCCAAATGGCCAGATAGCGATAATTGAAGTGGGGTTTGTTGTTGATGCTAACGCTGGTGATGATCGCTTGGCCGGCCCGCTGAGGCACCTCAGCAGCGGGTAGCTTCAGGCTTTCGGAGGACAATGAACGCCACAGTGGTTTGCCGGTGTCGCTGGCAATGGTGGCGTAGAGTCCCGAACGAAATTGGGTGAAGCGTGACTCCTGCAGTCGCTCACTCATCACCAGGTGCCCTTCCTGCCATTCGATGCCGCCCAGCAAGCCAAAAAACTGCAGGCGCAGGCGGTCGTATTCGGCTTTCAGCAGGCTGCTGGTGTGAGCGCGATCAATGGCGACGCCCGTGAGGGCGAGCAAGAGAGGGAAGGTCGTCAAACTGGCGACCAGTAGCCGCCGCGTGATTGAGCCGGGGCGTTTTCGCGGCATCAGGTATCTTGCAGGGCCGGCAATTCAAACCGATAGCCACGGCCGCGCAGGGTGGCGATGGGTTTCAGTCGGTTATCGGGGTCGATTTTTTTACGAAGTCGGGCAATAAACACCTCGATGACATTACTGTCCCGGTCGAAATCCTGGTCGTAGAGGTGTTCGGTTAGCTCTGTTTTTGAAACCACTTGACCACTGCGCAGTGCGAGATATTCCAGTGCGTTGTACTCGAATGCAGTGAGGTCGAGGGGCTGGCCCTCGACTTCTGCCCGTTTAGCGCCGGTGTCGATCTGCAAGCCGTTAAATCGCAGCTTCGGGCTGGCAAAACCGGCTGAGCGGCGAATCAGGGCGTTGGCGCGGGCCAGAATTTCTTCAAACTGGAAGGGCTTTGTTACATAGTCATCGCCACCCGCCTCGAGCCCGGCGACCTTGTCCTGCCACATCCCCCGGGCCGTTAAAATCAGCACAGGGAAGTTACGGTCTTCATCTCGCCAGCGCTGAATGACTGTCATTCCGTCGAGTTTCGGTAGACCCAAATCGACGATGGCCAGGTCGTAATCGTATTCGCGGCCGAGATACAGCGCCTCTTCGCCATCGCTGGCCGTGTCGCAGGCAAAGCCCTTGGCGGTAAATTGCTTTTGCAGATCAGCCAGCAACAGGGCTTCATCTTCTACTATTAATAGGCGCATAGAGGTTTGTTCTCGTTAATCATCGATGATGACGTTTTTTATTTTGCCGTTGTCCTGAAGAATGCGAACTTTGTAAGCCACGCCATTGCCGGTTTGCACTTGGCGCACACTGACTGCCCGACCGCCGTAGCGGCGCTCGGCAATCGACACGGCCTCCCGGGAGGAAAGGGTGCTTCTGAGTTGGCTGGGGCGCAGTTGCGTGTCTTCAACACCAGGGCGATTAAGCAAACCACCACCGCCGCCTAAGCCCAGCGGATTGGCTAGCGTTGGCTGGATGGCCAGGGCAACAACCGCTGTCAGCAATAGCCTGTATTTCAGTTTCCGCATTCTAAAGAATCGTGCCCTTTATCGAGTTGTGCTGCCGTAGTTTAGCGCTGTCCGGCAGTATAAATCATGCTCCGGATTCATGCTGCTGGCCTCGATTCATCCTTGCCGCCGGCTGGCAGCCGTTAACGCCGATCAAATCGGCTACACTGCAAATGAGTGAGGCATCGCACTGCCTCAAAGATTATTGCCAGTGAGCTGAACTAAGGCTTAACCATTATGTTTAGCTGTGAGGATGAGCCCGCTGAGATAACGGAGTTTTGTGCCAATGAAACTATACACCTATGATCCTGCTCCCAACCCCCGGCGTCTTGCACTGTTTCTCAAGCATAAGGGAGTGGCAATCGCCAGTCATCAGATTGATCTTCTGAAGGGTGGGCAGTTCGAGGAATCCTTTTTGCGCTTGAATCCGCGGGCCACGGTGCCCACCTTGATCCTCGATGATGGCAGTGTGCTAGCCGACACGCTTGCCATTTGCTTTTATCTGGACACCCATCACGAGGGAATATCGCTCTTTGGCCAAACTGAGCTGGAAAAGGCGCAAGTGCTCGGCATGTGCCACCGCATTTTCAGCGATGGCTTTATCCCGGTTGCAGAGATCCTGCGCAACACGCACCCCAACTACGCCAACAAAGCGCTGCCGGGAACCGATCCGGTGGCACAGATCCCGGCTCTGGCAGAGCGGGGCGGTCAGCGTATTGAACGGTTTTTTACCGACATGGACACCTGGCTGAGCAGCCGCCAATTCTTGGTGGGCACCCAACTGAGCCAGGCTGATATTGACCTGCTGGTAGTGGTCGATTTTGCCGGCTGGGTAAAACGCCGCCCGCCGGCATCATGCACCGCGCTAGCGGCGTATCTTTCGCAGGTGCGCGAGTTACTCGGCGAATAGACAGCGGCAGACCGTAGTGCGCCCCATGGTGCGATGCTGCTCGTGCTGGTTAAAGGCCAATGTAGACTCGAATACGGCCAGTGCTGTGACGATGGCCGCAATATCGGCTGTGCTCGTGATAGCGGTAGTAGCGGCCGGGCGCTTCGTAGTAAACGTGATCACCGTAGTGATGCCGGGGTGCGTGGCGATATTGGTGTTTGAACTTGTGGTGCTTGTGATGGTGGCCGGTGTCCCAACGATGGTCGTAGCGGCGATAATCCCGGTCGCCGTGCGCATTCGCAACACCTGCAGCAAAGAAACCGGCAAGCAAAATACTGGCAATTTTGAGTTTCATGTCACTGCCTCCTGAGTTGATCATGGAGGTCAATTTGCACAATATCGGCTTTACCGATGCTGAACAGACAAGGCGGGAGGGCGCGAGGGTCTGGGGGCGAATTCAAGCGGTGTTATGGGTCTTGGCGGGAGCGACGCAACACAAGGCCCCGGTAAAGGGCGCCTTGTGTTGGCTCAGTAGGCAGGATAGAGGGTTACTTTGCTTCTTCTTTTTTCCCCGGCCACTTTTCCATTTTGATCAGCGGGTGCATTGCCAACTCAATGCCTTCCTCAATGTAATTCTCCCGGCTGAGAATGCGCTTCTTGCGCACGAAACTTTTCTCGGATCGGCGCTTGTCGATTGCATACAAGGTGTCGATGCCGCCGCGGCTAGAGAATAGCGGTGCGCCGTCGAGGGAGTAGAGGGTGGTCATCAAACTCGCGCCTTTAATGATTTGGGTCCAGTCAAATTCCACTGAAACCGTGTCAGCGCTGCCTTCGGTGGCGGGCTCACGGGTAATTCCGTACCACTGGGCGTTGTGGGTCATTCCCGGGCTATGCTGCACATCGTGTTCAATGAGGTCGGTGAACAGTACGGCGTCAGCTTTGCCTTCTTCTTTGAGTTGGGTGAGGGTCGCTGCCATCACCAACTGCCAGCCGCGGGCGTCGATCTTGCCGGTGGTGGGGTCGTAAAAATCGCCGTAGGTCAGAATGGCTTTGCGCCAGGCATTTTCAAAGTGATGGTTGGGGATGATTTCGTAGCCGTTTTTCTCAAGGTAGCTCTCTACCATGCCATCGACCTTGGGAACTGAGTCACGTAAGATCGAGCGCGTTGGCTCGCCGCTAACATTGACCGTCGCAATGATCAGCTTTTTGGGCGGGTTTTTCTGCAGCGCTTCCTTGTTGATGTAGTACTCGTAGGTGGTGGGGTTATAGCGCACGGAAGAGCACGCTTGCAGGAGGACTGCCGCGAGGAGGCAGCACATCAGCGTCGTAATTTTTTGCACGGGCACACCATTGTTATGAGTTTGGCCCCGCATTCTAGCAATCGGAAAATAGCATGAGAAGAGAACTTGCCACCGGTACCGTTACCCTGCATGCCGACACCAGTGGCTCAGGTGACGAGACAGTGGTGCTGTTGCATGGGCTGTTCGGCAGCAGCAGTAATTTAATGGCTCTGGCGCGCAGCCTGGAGCCGTTTTTTACCGTTGTGCGAATGGACCTGCGCAACCACGGCAAATCGGCTCACAGCGACAGCATGGCGTTGCGCTCCCTGGCGAAAGACGTCTGCGCAAAACTCAATGAAATGAATATCGACGCCGCCCATCTGGTGGGGCATTCCCTGGGCGGCAAAGTGGCGATGGAAATGGCGCTGGCCTTTCCGGCGCGAGTGAAGCGGCTGGTGGTCGCTGATATTGCCCCAGTGGCCTATGGTCGCGGGCACGATCAGATTTTTGCCGGATTGTTCGCGCTGGACCTGCGCAACCTTGAAAGTCGGCAGCAGGCCGACCGGGAGCTCGAAGCCTCAGTGCCGGAGCTGGCGATCCGCTCCTTTCTGCTGAAAAATCTGATTCGAGCCGACGGGGGCGGCTGGGCCTGGCGAATGAACCTGACGGCCTTGGCTGAGGATTATGACGCCATTCGGGCTGCCCCAGAAGCGGGTGTCTTCGACGGGCCGACGTTGTTTATCCGCGGTGGTGCCTCCGATTATGTTCTCGATGAGCACCGAGTCCTTATTCAGCGGCAGTTTCCCCAGGTAGAAATTCAAACAGTGGCCGAGGCAGGGCACTGGTTACACGCGGAAAAGCCCCAGGTCTTTAACGAAATGGTGTTGCAGTTTTTGCGCGGTCACGGCAATTTTTGAAAGCCGTCATGGCGAGGTCATAAACTTACGATAAAACCTGGGCGGCCATTTGCCGGAGACCAGCATGATTAACAGCATTACCGAGTCCTTATACGCCGATCAGCCCGAGGGGACCCTCTATCACTACACGTCGTTTGGCGGCGTACTCGGCATTGTTGGCAGTCAGGTCCTATGGGCCAGTGATATTCGCTACATGAATGATTCTGCGGAGTTGCGCCACACTGCTGACCTGGTGAAAACCGAGGTCACCGCGCGAATTGCCGCAGGTCATGATCACCCTCAGTTGTTAAATGCCTTTCTCGATTGGGTTGCCCATCGCATCACCAATGGCCATATCCTGTTTGGTGCCTCATTCCGTTCCCACGGCAATCTGCTCAGCCAGTGGCGAGGCTACAGTGCCGTGGGCAAAGGGGCCAGTCTGGGCTTTGACGCCGACTATGTGTCGACCTGTGCCAATGAACAGGCTTTTCGTCTGGGGCGATGTGTTTACGACAGT is part of the Spongiibacter taiwanensis genome and encodes:
- a CDS encoding ATP-binding protein is translated as MPRKRPGSITRRLLVASLTTFPLLLALTGVAIDRAHTSSLLKAEYDRLRLQFFGLLGGIEWQEGHLVMSERLQESRFTQFRSGLYATIASDTGKPLWRSLSSESLKLPAAEVPQRAGQAIITSVSINNKPHFNYRYLAIWENDNGGETPLLFSIYSDKTTLLGELNRFRQQLAIWLGSVLVFAIVLSAIILYWGLRPLRKLAQDLADLERGDKIALDDAYPRELHGVTENLNQLLEKEQKQRERYRNTLADLAHSLKTPLAVLRAEDLSHHDRREQLQRMENIVAYQLQRAVGTGQHGLLRKVDLAPLLHRLGATLVKVHRDKSIQLTVNVADDLRIAIDEQDSMELFGNLLDNACKACQARVTVSASVSDTRVELAIEDDGPGIPEEKSDTLLQRGQRGDQYGAGQGIGLAVVRDIIESYNADISITASATLGGARFVLTLPR
- a CDS encoding response regulator transcription factor encodes the protein MRLLIVEDEALLLADLQKQFTAKGFACDTASDGEEALYLGREYDYDLAIVDLGLPKLDGMTVIQRWRDEDRNFPVLILTARGMWQDKVAGLEAGGDDYVTKPFQFEEILARANALIRRSAGFASPKLRFNGLQIDTGAKRAEVEGQPLDLTAFEYNALEYLALRSGQVVSKTELTEHLYDQDFDRDSNVIEVFIARLRKKIDPDNRLKPIATLRGRGYRFELPALQDT
- a CDS encoding PepSY domain-containing protein — encoded protein: MRKLKYRLLLTAVVALAIQPTLANPLGLGGGGGLLNRPGVEDTQLRPSQLRSTLSSREAVSIAERRYGGRAVSVRQVQTGNGVAYKVRILQDNGKIKNVIIDD
- a CDS encoding glutathione S-transferase family protein produces the protein MKLYTYDPAPNPRRLALFLKHKGVAIASHQIDLLKGGQFEESFLRLNPRATVPTLILDDGSVLADTLAICFYLDTHHEGISLFGQTELEKAQVLGMCHRIFSDGFIPVAEILRNTHPNYANKALPGTDPVAQIPALAERGGQRIERFFTDMDTWLSSRQFLVGTQLSQADIDLLVVVDFAGWVKRRPPASCTALAAYLSQVRELLGE
- a CDS encoding alpha/beta fold hydrolase → MRRELATGTVTLHADTSGSGDETVVLLHGLFGSSSNLMALARSLEPFFTVVRMDLRNHGKSAHSDSMALRSLAKDVCAKLNEMNIDAAHLVGHSLGGKVAMEMALAFPARVKRLVVADIAPVAYGRGHDQIFAGLFALDLRNLESRQQADRELEASVPELAIRSFLLKNLIRADGGGWAWRMNLTALAEDYDAIRAAPEAGVFDGPTLFIRGGASDYVLDEHRVLIQRQFPQVEIQTVAEAGHWLHAEKPQVFNEMVLQFLRGHGNF